Proteins from a genomic interval of Geodermatophilus obscurus DSM 43160:
- a CDS encoding zinc-dependent alcohol dehydrogenase gives MRAATWTGVNEVSVETVPDPQILNDHDVILRVRRTTTCGSDLHLLGGYIPFMRAGDVLGHEFMGEVVEVGKGVRERKVGDRVVVNSFIACGHCWYCRQELYSLCDNGNPNPGITEALWGQSPGGCFGYSHAMGGWAGSHAEYIRVPYADVGAFVVPEGVSDERALFASDAVSTGWMGADLAGTKPGDVVAVWGAGGVGQMAARAAVLLGAERVYVIDRLPERLAQVREHVGAEVIDYSSTDVLAELREVTGGRGPDVCIEAVGMEAHSSGIQGAYDQVKQQLRLQTDRPSAVREAILACRKGGSVFVLGVFALMVDKFPLGAMMNKGLTVRGAQVHGQRYMPRILDHMARGELTTEHLATHVMPLEDAARGYQLFKDKADGCVRSVFVP, from the coding sequence GTGAGGGCCGCGACCTGGACCGGGGTCAACGAGGTGTCGGTGGAGACCGTCCCGGACCCGCAGATCCTCAACGACCACGACGTGATCCTGCGGGTGCGGCGCACCACCACCTGCGGGTCGGACCTGCACCTGCTCGGCGGCTACATCCCGTTCATGCGCGCCGGCGACGTCCTGGGCCACGAGTTCATGGGCGAGGTCGTCGAGGTGGGGAAGGGCGTGCGGGAGCGCAAGGTCGGCGACCGGGTCGTCGTCAACTCCTTCATCGCCTGCGGGCACTGCTGGTACTGCAGGCAGGAGCTCTACAGCCTCTGCGACAACGGCAACCCCAACCCCGGGATCACCGAGGCGCTGTGGGGTCAGAGCCCGGGTGGCTGCTTCGGCTACTCGCACGCGATGGGCGGCTGGGCCGGCAGCCACGCGGAGTACATCCGCGTCCCGTACGCCGACGTCGGTGCCTTCGTCGTCCCGGAGGGGGTGAGCGACGAGCGGGCGCTGTTCGCCTCCGACGCGGTCTCCACCGGCTGGATGGGCGCCGACCTGGCCGGCACGAAGCCGGGGGACGTCGTCGCCGTCTGGGGTGCCGGCGGCGTCGGGCAGATGGCGGCCCGGGCGGCTGTGCTGCTGGGCGCGGAGCGGGTGTACGTCATCGACCGGCTGCCCGAGCGGCTGGCCCAGGTCCGCGAGCACGTGGGCGCAGAGGTGATCGACTACTCGTCGACCGACGTCCTGGCCGAGCTGCGTGAGGTGACCGGCGGCCGCGGGCCCGACGTCTGCATCGAGGCGGTCGGCATGGAGGCGCACAGCTCCGGCATCCAGGGGGCCTACGACCAGGTCAAGCAGCAGCTGCGGCTGCAGACCGACCGGCCGTCCGCCGTCCGGGAGGCGATCCTGGCCTGCCGGAAGGGCGGCAGCGTCTTCGTGCTCGGCGTCTTCGCGCTGATGGTGGACAAGTTCCCGCTCGGCGCGATGATGAACAAGGGGCTGACCGTGCGCGGCGCCCAGGTGCACGGTCAGCGCTACATGCCGCGGATCCTCGACCACATGGCCCGCGGCGAGCTGACCACCGAGCACCTGGCCACCCACGTGATGCCGCTCGAGGACGCGGCGCGCGGCTACCAGCTGTTCAAGGACAAGGCCGACGGCTGCGTCCGCTCGGTGTTCGTGCCCTGA